One Aquisediminimonas profunda genomic region harbors:
- a CDS encoding proton-conducting transporter membrane subunit — translation MFAFPSLGKEIGVSLSIGMLTLFVGAIVSSFSSRYMRSDQRSTRFFLMLGLLVASVLITVFSANLLILALAWCTSSVLLAKLVGHCADWDEALAAKRRTQLAFAIGDVSLVAALSILGWQAGTLQLEVVLSTVSEIPAPLATAAALLLVIAAAARCALPPFSGWLLSSMSAPTPVSALMHAGLVNAGGFLLIRFAPLLEAAPSARIVTIAIGLFAAIYGLGIMMVRTDIKRTLAGSTVSQMGFMIMSCGLGAYAAALWHIVAHGLFKAWLFLGSGSAIGMKSESQRGSLSNAATAAIAIGTLCIAVSYLVVGNGSASLVPLLLGMATAMATMIACLGSVSSLRTKLSFLLLMAALAAFHTVGLSIAHSAVGADAQALVPNWALLALLATFLGCWVWQQHRLLSGAGLPARLFVHLINAGALKATRKGEAA, via the coding sequence ATGTTCGCTTTTCCGTCGCTCGGAAAAGAAATCGGCGTTTCATTGTCGATCGGAATGCTCACGCTCTTTGTAGGCGCGATCGTCTCGTCCTTCTCCTCGAGGTACATGCGTTCCGATCAGCGCTCGACGCGGTTTTTCCTTATGCTTGGGTTGTTGGTCGCGAGCGTCTTGATCACTGTATTCAGCGCCAATCTTTTGATCCTCGCGTTGGCCTGGTGCACCAGCAGCGTGCTGCTTGCAAAACTGGTTGGCCATTGCGCAGACTGGGACGAAGCCTTGGCGGCAAAGCGGCGCACCCAGCTCGCTTTCGCGATAGGCGACGTTTCACTTGTTGCGGCGCTGTCCATTCTTGGCTGGCAAGCAGGCACGCTGCAGCTCGAGGTGGTGCTGTCCACCGTTTCCGAGATCCCTGCGCCGCTGGCGACAGCGGCAGCGCTCTTGCTCGTCATCGCGGCTGCTGCCCGCTGCGCCTTGCCTCCGTTCTCCGGCTGGCTGCTCTCCTCGATGAGTGCGCCGACACCGGTCTCCGCCCTCATGCATGCAGGGCTGGTGAATGCGGGCGGCTTCCTGTTGATCCGCTTTGCCCCTCTGCTGGAAGCTGCACCGTCTGCCCGAATTGTCACGATCGCGATTGGCCTTTTCGCAGCGATCTACGGGCTCGGAATCATGATGGTCCGGACAGACATCAAGCGGACACTCGCGGGTTCGACGGTATCTCAGATGGGCTTCATGATCATGAGTTGCGGCCTGGGCGCCTATGCGGCCGCGCTATGGCACATAGTTGCGCACGGTCTGTTCAAGGCCTGGCTGTTCCTTGGATCCGGTTCGGCAATCGGCATGAAGAGCGAAAGCCAGCGTGGGTCCCTGTCGAACGCAGCGACGGCCGCAATCGCAATTGGCACACTTTGCATTGCCGTCTCATACCTGGTCGTCGGGAATGGCAGTGCAAGCCTGGTGCCCCTGCTGCTTGGCATGGCAACTGCCATGGCGACGATGATTGCCTGCCTGGGCAGCGTGTCCTCATTGAGGACAAAGCTGTCGTTCCTGCTGCTCATGGCCGCCTTGGCCGCATTCCATACCGTCGGACTTTCCATTGCCCATTCGGCGGTCGGCGCCGACGCGCAGGCGCTGGTACCAAACTGGGCTCTGCTTGCCTTGCTGGCAACGTTTCTCGGTTGCTGGGTCTGGCAGCAACATCGCCTCTTGTCCGGGGCGGGCCTTCCTGCGCGCCTCTTCGTCCACCTCATCAATGCCGGCGCCTTGAAGGCGACCAGAAAGGGAGAAGCAGCATGA
- a CDS encoding LysR substrate-binding domain-containing protein, producing MPTIKTLDLDLLRSFVSIVETGSFTRAGDRLGRTQSTISLQVKRLEDQIGRAVFLRTPRSLSLTPEGERLLGPARQMLRVNDAAIAELFEPTMTGQVRLGVPEDFATAHLPSVLAAFAEAHPLVELAVTCDLTLNLLDSFHDGAFDLVLIKREPSAPLEGVRVWREPLVWVARDPLAAEGLETVPLIVSPEPCVYRKRAIAALDAIGRKWRVAYTSTSLAGSQSAVNAGLGITVLPREMVPPYLTPIVDNPGLPSLYDTEIALIEAPGLSQTAHRLAQHIVAALERGA from the coding sequence ATGCCAACAATCAAGACACTGGATCTCGACCTTCTTCGCTCCTTTGTTTCCATTGTCGAAACCGGAAGTTTTACGCGTGCGGGGGATCGTTTGGGGAGAACGCAATCGACGATCAGTTTGCAGGTCAAGCGGCTTGAAGACCAGATTGGGCGTGCCGTCTTCCTTCGAACGCCGAGATCATTGAGCCTCACTCCCGAAGGGGAACGCTTGCTTGGGCCCGCCCGGCAGATGCTTCGCGTCAACGATGCAGCGATCGCAGAGCTCTTCGAGCCAACCATGACCGGGCAGGTTCGGCTTGGCGTGCCGGAGGATTTTGCCACGGCCCACCTGCCCTCCGTGCTTGCCGCCTTTGCGGAAGCGCACCCCTTGGTTGAACTCGCTGTCACATGCGACCTTACACTCAATCTGCTCGACAGTTTTCACGACGGCGCATTCGATCTTGTGCTGATAAAGCGGGAACCTTCAGCCCCCCTTGAAGGCGTGCGGGTCTGGCGGGAGCCGCTGGTCTGGGTGGCACGCGATCCGCTGGCGGCAGAGGGGCTCGAGACAGTGCCGCTGATTGTCTCACCCGAGCCGTGCGTTTATCGCAAGAGGGCAATTGCTGCGCTCGATGCCATCGGTCGAAAATGGCGCGTGGCCTATACTTCGACCAGCCTTGCGGGCAGTCAATCGGCCGTCAATGCTGGCCTCGGGATCACGGTGCTACCGCGCGAAATGGTGCCGCCCTATCTGACGCCGATTGTCGACAACCCCGGATTGCCCTCCCTGTATGATACGGAAATCGCGCTGATCGAAGCGCCCGGACTTTCTCAGACTGCCCATCGCCTTGCCCAACATATCGTCGCGGCGCTTGAGCGGGGCGCATGA
- a CDS encoding NAD(P)H-dependent flavin oxidoreductase encodes MFKTRLTEMFGVETPICMGGMTGVGYGDLVAAVAEAGALGFITAHMFPSGQALFDEIERTRKMTSKPFGVNLTLLPSINPIPYDDYREAIIASGIKIVETAGRAPTDHLPRFKDNGVKVIHKCTSVRHSVSAVKKGVDVISIDGFECAGHPGEDDVGLVVLLPATVDALPDTPIIASGGMADGRSLVAALALGADGINMGTRFCATVEAKIHDNVKRRIVENTELDTVLVGRTLRNTARVARNAVSEEVARIQQDPTKTFDDVKELMAGQRARANVLGEGDIDGGIWTSGQSQALIHDIPTCKDLVANIMKQAESVRARL; translated from the coding sequence ATGTTCAAGACACGGTTGACCGAAATGTTTGGCGTCGAAACGCCGATCTGCATGGGCGGCATGACGGGCGTCGGATATGGCGATCTTGTTGCGGCCGTGGCAGAGGCAGGGGCGCTCGGGTTCATCACCGCCCACATGTTTCCGTCAGGTCAGGCACTGTTTGACGAAATCGAGCGAACCAGAAAAATGACGTCCAAGCCTTTTGGCGTAAACCTCACGCTGCTCCCGTCGATCAATCCCATACCTTATGACGATTATCGTGAGGCCATCATCGCCTCCGGGATCAAGATTGTCGAAACCGCCGGACGCGCCCCGACGGATCACTTGCCACGATTCAAGGACAATGGCGTGAAGGTCATCCACAAATGCACGTCGGTCCGCCATTCGGTTTCCGCTGTGAAGAAAGGCGTGGACGTCATCTCGATTGACGGTTTCGAATGCGCCGGCCACCCCGGCGAAGACGATGTCGGATTGGTCGTCCTCCTGCCGGCGACGGTCGATGCCTTGCCAGACACACCGATCATTGCATCGGGCGGAATGGCGGACGGGCGCAGTCTCGTCGCAGCGCTCGCGTTGGGTGCCGACGGGATCAATATGGGCACGCGCTTTTGCGCGACGGTCGAAGCAAAGATTCACGACAATGTGAAGCGTCGCATCGTTGAAAATACCGAGCTGGATACTGTGCTTGTCGGCAGGACACTTCGGAACACTGCGCGCGTTGCGCGAAATGCTGTCTCCGAAGAAGTCGCCCGAATTCAGCAGGATCCTACAAAGACATTCGACGATGTGAAGGAATTGATGGCGGGCCAAAGAGCCCGGGCCAATGTTCTTGGCGAGGGTGATATCGACGGCGGGATCTGGACCAGCGGGCAAAGCCAGGCGCTGATCCACGATATTCCGACCTGCAAGGATCTTGTGGCCAACATCATGAAGCAGGCGGAGTCAGTGCGCGCAAGGCTATGA
- a CDS encoding enoyl-CoA hydratase, which produces MSQTLVTTDIDGAVAILTLNRPEAMNALSAALRVQLASAMRAVDADEKVRAVILTGAGNRAFTAGLDLKELGSDTSNLGAANAERAEENPVKAIEACRKPVIGAINGVAITGGFEVALACDILIASTNARFADTHARVGILPGWGLSQKLSRIIGISRAKELSLTGNFLDAETACAWGLVNRVVAPEALLPTAIALAEDIASIAPEMVQSYKHLINEGYDRSFGEALSFEHDYSTAANSKVEAKDVEAQRAAVLARGRTQRDS; this is translated from the coding sequence ATGTCCCAGACACTCGTTACGACCGACATTGACGGCGCAGTCGCGATTCTGACCCTCAATCGCCCGGAAGCCATGAATGCCTTGTCTGCGGCGCTGCGTGTGCAACTGGCAAGCGCAATGCGTGCCGTCGATGCGGACGAAAAGGTGCGGGCGGTGATCCTGACCGGCGCGGGCAATCGCGCCTTTACGGCCGGGCTGGACCTGAAGGAACTTGGCTCCGACACCAGCAATCTGGGCGCCGCCAATGCAGAACGCGCAGAGGAAAATCCAGTCAAGGCCATTGAGGCATGTCGCAAGCCCGTTATTGGCGCGATCAACGGTGTTGCGATCACGGGCGGCTTCGAGGTGGCACTGGCCTGTGACATATTGATTGCTTCAACCAACGCACGCTTTGCAGATACGCATGCGCGGGTCGGAATCCTGCCGGGCTGGGGCCTGTCGCAAAAGCTGTCGCGCATTATCGGCATTTCCCGCGCCAAGGAACTCTCGCTTACGGGCAATTTCCTTGATGCCGAAACGGCCTGTGCCTGGGGACTGGTCAACCGTGTCGTCGCGCCGGAAGCGCTGTTGCCGACAGCCATTGCACTGGCCGAAGATATTGCGTCCATTGCTCCAGAAATGGTGCAATCCTACAAGCATCTCATCAATGAAGGCTACGACCGGTCCTTTGGTGAAGCCCTTTCCTTTGAACACGACTATTCGACAGCCGCCAACAGCAAGGTTGAGGCAAAAGACGTAGAGGCGCAACGTGCAGCTGTTCTGGCAAGGGGCCGCACACAGCGCGATTCCTGA
- a CDS encoding alpha-galactosidase, with the protein MAKDLGMPVRPDIIRCDHSGTTIAFDLRRGDAEPFYIGDSLPQDENLMVLADLQRRGKRPAQPDCAPPRSLLPQGGWGYGLTPAVRLSRAGIAIDTCYTLQEASATRDCARFVHRDEDQGIVVETIWVLTQSGIVRSETSLRNIGKLPLEVIGLASLALPLPGWASDVNRYSGRWAGEMQQQRVAIRQGDIASTSYGGRPGFGGGNWIRIESSDAREDRGHAIAAHLAWSGDHYLFVERTVDSDANLLMGARLEPGEVRLAPGERWSAPAALFAVSGSGIGPTRHAFHRYALTQTIVPSAAMTQRKVHLNSWEALGFDLDLPKLLALADAAAAVGVERFVLDDGWFRGRRDDSSSLGDWEPDPEIFPDGLAPLIAHVHDRGMDFGLWVEPEMVSPHSDLYRENPDWCLHVPGQPRPTQRNQLVLDLTRSDVCEYLFERLDHLLANNSIAYLKWDHNRDLFPSAGKGYAQVLALYALLDRLRSAHPQVEIETCASGGGRVDFEILKRCARFWASDNNDALERLGINAGWFDFLPLRIVGNHVGPSPNPITGRRLSMDFRAKVAVFGHMGVEANPAEMGERERAILAAHVSLYKLWREVVHGGELRKIDLLAPGMFGWLAWAGDKGLALVAQTRLHAEFNAPAVRLTGLDPDSSYRIQLLQPLSRRSMAALGGPLASPDGMVLSGRFLCESGLLLPLLQPETAVLISVEQMQ; encoded by the coding sequence ATGGCCAAAGACTTGGGAATGCCCGTGCGCCCTGACATAATTCGCTGCGATCACTCCGGAACGACGATTGCTTTCGACCTGCGGCGTGGCGATGCAGAGCCATTTTACATTGGGGATAGTCTCCCACAAGACGAGAACCTGATGGTCCTTGCCGACCTGCAGCGGCGGGGGAAGCGACCGGCTCAGCCAGATTGCGCGCCACCCCGTTCGCTTCTTCCGCAGGGCGGGTGGGGTTATGGATTGACGCCGGCGGTGAGGCTCTCGCGCGCCGGCATTGCAATCGACACATGCTATACATTGCAGGAAGCCAGCGCGACGCGCGATTGTGCAAGGTTCGTACACCGCGATGAGGACCAGGGCATTGTTGTGGAAACGATCTGGGTTTTGACGCAATCCGGCATAGTGCGATCCGAGACTTCTTTGAGAAACATCGGAAAATTGCCGCTTGAGGTCATCGGGCTGGCCTCGCTGGCTCTGCCGCTGCCCGGCTGGGCAAGTGATGTAAACCGGTACTCGGGACGATGGGCAGGAGAAATGCAACAGCAGCGTGTCGCAATCCGGCAAGGTGACATCGCAAGCACCTCCTATGGCGGTCGACCGGGATTCGGCGGCGGGAACTGGATACGAATTGAGTCATCCGACGCGCGCGAGGACCGGGGCCATGCGATCGCCGCCCATCTGGCCTGGAGCGGCGATCATTATCTGTTCGTGGAACGCACTGTCGATAGCGATGCGAACCTGCTTATGGGCGCCCGGCTGGAACCGGGCGAAGTTCGTTTGGCTCCCGGCGAGCGCTGGTCTGCGCCTGCAGCCCTGTTTGCAGTGAGCGGCAGCGGAATCGGCCCGACCCGGCACGCCTTTCACCGCTATGCCCTGACCCAAACCATCGTCCCATCAGCGGCGATGACACAGCGAAAAGTCCATCTCAACAGTTGGGAGGCCCTCGGCTTCGATCTCGATCTGCCGAAGCTGCTCGCGCTTGCCGATGCAGCGGCAGCCGTTGGGGTAGAGCGTTTCGTCCTTGATGACGGATGGTTCAGGGGTCGGCGTGATGACAGCTCAAGCCTTGGCGATTGGGAACCGGATCCGGAAATCTTCCCGGATGGGTTGGCTCCGCTCATTGCCCATGTGCATGACCGTGGCATGGATTTCGGGCTTTGGGTGGAACCTGAAATGGTCAGCCCGCACAGCGACCTTTACCGGGAGAATCCGGATTGGTGCCTGCATGTGCCGGGGCAGCCGAGGCCAACACAGCGAAACCAGCTGGTGCTCGACCTGACACGAAGCGATGTGTGCGAGTATCTCTTTGAACGGCTCGACCATCTACTCGCGAACAATTCAATCGCCTATTTGAAATGGGATCACAACCGCGATCTTTTTCCATCTGCCGGCAAGGGATATGCGCAGGTGCTCGCCCTCTATGCGCTGTTGGACCGGTTGCGATCAGCCCACCCACAGGTCGAGATTGAAACATGTGCCAGCGGCGGTGGCAGGGTCGATTTCGAAATCCTGAAACGCTGTGCTCGCTTCTGGGCCAGCGACAATAACGATGCATTGGAACGATTGGGCATCAATGCGGGCTGGTTTGATTTCCTGCCACTCAGGATTGTCGGCAATCATGTCGGTCCGTCGCCAAATCCGATTACCGGCCGACGCCTGTCCATGGACTTTCGAGCCAAGGTTGCCGTGTTTGGCCACATGGGGGTCGAAGCCAATCCGGCAGAAATGGGTGAGCGAGAGCGTGCAATACTTGCTGCTCATGTTTCACTCTACAAACTGTGGCGAGAGGTTGTGCATGGCGGAGAATTGAGGAAGATCGATTTGCTGGCGCCGGGGATGTTCGGTTGGCTGGCCTGGGCGGGCGACAAGGGCCTGGCGTTGGTTGCGCAAACCCGGTTGCACGCAGAATTCAACGCACCCGCCGTGCGGCTGACAGGGCTGGATCCAGACAGTTCCTATCGCATCCAACTCTTGCAACCACTTTCCCGACGGTCGATGGCCGCTCTTGGCGGGCCACTGGCAAGTCCGGATGGAATGGTGCTTTCAGGGCGTTTCCTCTGTGAATCCGGCTTGCTGCTCCCGCTGTTGCAGCCGGAAACTGCCGTGCTGATTTCTGTCGAGCAGATGCAATGA
- a CDS encoding flavin-containing monooxygenase, with amino-acid sequence MTDVASWLASFNEALLAGNEAAIAEKFLPTGFWRDFLAFEWTLATHEGAEAIGAFAVAHAGRAAPRNWTTEAEAGASEGFIAFETSTGSCQGYLRLVEGKALTLFTMLGDLRGHEFPLRYRRENGIFDDPSGRNWRDLLLNEQATMGITKQPYVLVVGAGQAGLAIGATLRLLGVPHLLIDKHPRVGDQWRSRYKSLTLHDPVWYDHMPYLPFPDHWPVYTPKDKMGDWLEHYAGVMELNVWTETELVSARHDSATGTWQACVRRGSETMDLQPAHLVMALGNAGFPIVPEIEGQEHFRGPQYHSSAHPGGDDLEGKRVVVIGANNSAHDICADLVVHGAKATMVQRSSTHIVRQHSMTDVMLKPIYSQEAVDAGITTDRADLLGASAPIRLQEIGARRTWAAIREAEAPFYERLEKAGFRLDFAEDGAGISGKYLRSASGYYIDVGASDMIADGRIALKSGTEISHLTETGIAFADGSHIEADLIVYATGFGSMEQWVARLIGEDVAAKIGRCWGYGSGFKGDPGPWEGELRNMWKPTAQQGLWFMGGNLAQARFYCRLLGLQLKARLEGIVTD; translated from the coding sequence TTGACTGACGTCGCCAGCTGGCTGGCCAGCTTCAACGAAGCACTCTTGGCCGGAAACGAAGCTGCAATTGCCGAAAAGTTCCTGCCGACCGGATTTTGGCGAGACTTTCTTGCGTTTGAATGGACACTGGCTACGCATGAGGGTGCCGAGGCGATTGGCGCATTCGCGGTTGCTCACGCTGGTCGCGCCGCACCGCGCAACTGGACGACCGAGGCGGAAGCTGGCGCAAGCGAGGGCTTCATTGCGTTCGAAACGTCAACAGGCAGCTGCCAGGGTTACCTCCGTCTCGTTGAGGGCAAGGCGTTGACCTTGTTCACCATGCTTGGTGATCTGAGAGGCCATGAATTCCCGCTTCGCTACCGCCGTGAAAACGGCATTTTCGATGATCCGTCAGGCCGCAACTGGCGGGATTTGCTGCTAAATGAACAGGCAACGATGGGCATTACCAAGCAACCCTATGTGCTTGTGGTCGGTGCCGGACAGGCGGGACTAGCCATTGGCGCGACACTGCGGCTACTGGGCGTGCCGCATCTGCTGATCGACAAACATCCCCGGGTTGGAGACCAGTGGCGTTCGCGGTACAAGTCTCTGACGCTGCATGATCCGGTGTGGTACGATCACATGCCGTACCTGCCCTTCCCCGATCACTGGCCAGTCTATACGCCGAAGGACAAGATGGGCGACTGGCTGGAACATTATGCTGGTGTGATGGAATTGAACGTGTGGACCGAGACGGAACTTGTCTCCGCCAGGCACGATTCCGCAACGGGCACGTGGCAGGCATGCGTGCGCCGAGGTAGCGAGACAATGGATTTGCAACCTGCCCATCTGGTCATGGCGCTTGGCAATGCAGGCTTTCCGATCGTGCCCGAAATTGAAGGGCAGGAGCATTTCAGGGGACCACAATATCACTCCAGCGCCCACCCAGGCGGAGATGACCTTGAAGGCAAGCGCGTTGTCGTGATTGGCGCCAACAACAGTGCTCATGACATTTGTGCGGATCTTGTCGTCCATGGTGCGAAAGCCACGATGGTCCAGCGATCGTCCACCCATATCGTTCGTCAGCACTCAATGACCGATGTCATGCTCAAGCCAATCTATTCGCAGGAAGCCGTGGATGCCGGCATCACCACCGATCGTGCGGATCTGCTCGGCGCCTCGGCACCGATACGCCTGCAGGAAATTGGCGCGCGCCGGACATGGGCCGCGATCCGCGAAGCGGAGGCACCGTTCTACGAACGTCTTGAAAAGGCTGGCTTTCGCCTCGACTTCGCGGAAGATGGCGCCGGGATAAGCGGCAAGTATCTGCGTTCAGCATCGGGCTATTATATCGATGTCGGCGCGTCCGACATGATCGCTGACGGACGCATCGCGCTTAAGTCAGGGACTGAAATCTCCCATCTCACCGAAACCGGCATCGCCTTTGCCGATGGCAGCCACATCGAGGCAGACCTGATTGTCTATGCCACCGGCTTCGGGTCGATGGAGCAATGGGTCGCGCGGCTGATTGGTGAAGATGTTGCTGCAAAGATCGGAAGATGTTGGGGCTATGGCTCGGGCTTCAAGGGCGACCCCGGACCTTGGGAGGGTGAATTGCGCAACATGTGGAAGCCGACTGCTCAGCAAGGCTTGTGGTTCATGGGCGGCAACCTGGCGCAGGCGCGGTTTTACTGTCGCCTGCTTGGCCTCCAGCTCAAGGCGCGACTGGAAGGCATTGTGACGGACTGA
- a CDS encoding PilZ domain-containing protein → MNTQPSDGRAEPRVLLMVDGATLRVPGGSAAKVTLRDLSRQGFCTEWPYILHRGQRVWLKFPDFEIFAAKVAWDHRYIIGCEFDTPLHQAVFSRMIALMTPD, encoded by the coding sequence ATGAATACCCAGCCATCCGACGGACGTGCAGAGCCTCGCGTGTTACTGATGGTCGACGGCGCAACATTGCGCGTGCCGGGAGGCAGCGCCGCGAAAGTCACCCTGCGCGATTTGTCGCGTCAAGGCTTCTGCACGGAATGGCCATACATCCTGCACAGGGGGCAGCGCGTATGGCTCAAATTTCCTGATTTCGAGATTTTTGCCGCCAAGGTCGCTTGGGATCATCGGTACATCATCGGATGTGAATTCGACACCCCGCTGCATCAGGCCGTATTCTCCCGCATGATAGCCTTGATGACGCCGGATTGA
- a CDS encoding hemerythrin domain-containing protein — translation MTKKSENAVTLLVADHLKVADLFSKFEGTTAPAAQAKLVAQICDELTIHAMIEEEILYPALRGNADDDLIDEAYVEHDGAKALILQLRDADPSDPFYKAKVSVLSEEIQHHVKEEEMPRDGMFAQAKKSDIDLEEIGGQLAARKAELLALAKAGNLPRPELATTLAC, via the coding sequence ATGACCAAGAAATCCGAGAACGCCGTCACTCTTCTGGTTGCAGACCACCTCAAGGTGGCTGATCTCTTCAGCAAATTCGAAGGGACGACGGCACCTGCCGCACAAGCCAAGCTGGTCGCCCAAATTTGCGATGAATTGACCATTCATGCGATGATCGAAGAGGAAATCCTCTATCCAGCGCTCCGTGGCAACGCCGACGATGATCTGATCGATGAAGCCTATGTCGAGCACGACGGCGCAAAGGCGCTTATCCTGCAGCTGCGCGATGCCGATCCCTCCGATCCATTCTACAAGGCGAAAGTGTCTGTGCTCAGCGAAGAGATACAACACCACGTGAAGGAAGAGGAAATGCCGCGCGACGGGATGTTTGCGCAGGCAAAGAAGAGTGACATCGATCTTGAAGAAATTGGAGGCCAACTCGCCGCGCGCAAGGCTGAATTGCTGGCGCTCGCGAAGGCCGGAAATTTACCCAGACCGGAGCTTGCCACAACCTTGGCTTGCTAG
- a CDS encoding pyridoxamine 5'-phosphate oxidase family protein — MNDSASADLEQRLWNELAPSAFAFVGLLNDDASDVPMTVHRDGQDHTSLWIFTTPHCRLSDEGLAVAHYMNKSQDLFARILGTIRAEHDEALIDRLWSPHIAAWYDGGRDDRDLAVLRLDIDHSEIWNAATSPLTMINRPAAAKAEDARQGHHAIVSTR, encoded by the coding sequence ATGAATGACTCTGCGTCTGCCGATCTTGAGCAGCGGTTATGGAACGAGCTCGCGCCTTCTGCTTTTGCCTTTGTTGGTTTGTTGAATGATGATGCGAGCGATGTGCCCATGACAGTGCACAGAGACGGCCAGGACCATACGTCTCTGTGGATCTTCACGACTCCCCACTGTCGCCTGAGTGATGAAGGCTTGGCGGTTGCACATTATATGAACAAGTCTCAAGACTTGTTTGCGCGCATCTTGGGCACAATCCGGGCCGAGCACGACGAAGCCTTGATCGACCGTCTTTGGTCACCACACATTGCAGCCTGGTATGATGGCGGCCGGGACGATCGGGATCTTGCCGTTCTTCGGCTGGATATTGATCACAGTGAAATCTGGAATGCAGCGACCTCGCCGCTTACGATGATCAACAGGCCAGCCGCAGCGAAGGCTGAAGATGCCAGGCAGGGTCATCACGCCATTGTATCGACCCGCTGA
- a CDS encoding ferritin-like domain-containing protein, translating into MENNHDIGILNNLIKTTLDSQKGFAEAGVDTQNPQFNTFFAEFASDRSRVASLMQAEVERLGGDPEHDSSFLGAAHRTFMNLREMLVARDDVAIIAEVERGEDHIKEKFEEALRDNKISGGTRRIIEEAFASVESGHDRASQLKHMTV; encoded by the coding sequence ATGGAAAACAATCACGACATCGGCATATTGAACAACCTGATCAAAACGACATTGGACAGTCAAAAGGGCTTTGCCGAAGCCGGCGTTGATACACAGAACCCGCAGTTCAATACATTCTTTGCCGAGTTTGCCAGCGATCGCAGTCGTGTCGCGAGCCTGATGCAAGCAGAAGTCGAACGCCTGGGCGGCGATCCTGAACATGACAGCAGCTTTCTCGGTGCGGCCCATCGCACGTTCATGAACCTGAGGGAAATGCTCGTTGCGCGTGACGATGTTGCAATCATCGCGGAAGTTGAACGCGGTGAAGACCACATCAAGGAAAAATTCGAAGAGGCGCTCAGGGACAACAAGATCTCTGGTGGCACACGCAGAATCATCGAGGAAGCGTTCGCTTCAGTCGAGTCAGGCCACGACCGGGCAAGCCAGCTGAAACACATGACAGTCTAG